In Zea mays cultivar B73 chromosome 7, Zm-B73-REFERENCE-NAM-5.0, whole genome shotgun sequence, the following proteins share a genomic window:
- the LOC103633740 gene encoding uncharacterized protein codes for MRRDAVPPPTAPSASSSSSLFSGGEQLFEFGPSPLVFLPLLLIQGGGMDLSRVGEKLLSSIRSVRSLYLLPPTPAAPPSCLEVPERAAAAAAAARAIAGLPPHERINLPSNSEDLVSIYGSNPQGQVMEELEEVFYEEEFDPIKYIMQSIPDEGSDATYFDEQSTLRLAQLDKIAERLPHHVMGHHEEMVKGMQLVMELEQDLKVANVICMIPEDHGGGRIGVAARFGRR; via the exons atgcgacgcgacgcggtgccgCCACCCACCGCCCCCTCAGCCTCCTCCTCGTCATCCCTCTTCAGCGGCGGCGAGCAGCTTTTCGAGTTCGGGCCCAGCCCACTCGTCTTTCTGCCCCTACTCCTGATCCAGGGCGGCGGCATGGACCTCTCCCGCGTCGGCGAGAAACTCCTCAGCTCTATCCGCTCGGTCCGCTCCCTCTACCTCCTCCCACCCACCCCCGCCGCGCCCCCTTCCTGTCTTGAG GTTCCAGAACGAgctgcggcggcagcagcagctgCACGGGCGATCGCTGGGTTGCCACCTCACGAGAGGATCAATCTGCCATCCAATTCGGAGGATTTGGTCTCCATCTATGGGAGCAACCCCCAGGGCCAGGTCATGGAGGAGCTCGAGGAGGTGTTCTATGAGGAG GAGTTTGATCCAATAAAGTACATTATGCAAAGTATTCCGGACGAAGGCAGTGATGCCACCTATTTCGATGAGCAG TCTACGTTGAGATTAGCGCAGCTTGACAAGATTGCAGAAAGATTGCCGCACCATGTTATGGGTCACCATGAAGAAATGG TGAAGGGGATGCAGTTAGTGATGGAATTAGAACAAGACTTAAAAGTTGCAAATGTAATATGCATG ATTCCAGAGGACCACGGCGGCGGCCGGATCGGGGTGGCGGCGCGGTTCGGTCGTCGCTGA